Proteins from a single region of Stappia sp. ES.058:
- the pobA gene encoding 4-hydroxybenzoate 3-monooxygenase translates to MSIPDKTQVLIIGGGPAGLLLSQLLHLAGIDTVVLERRTRDHVLSRIRAGVLEQGTVDLLHRAGVSGRMEREGLVHSGVEIAFHGERLRIDLDDLTGGRSVTVYGQTEVTADLYAARDEMNGVVVHEAEDVTLHDVLGARPFATFRKDGQTHRIDCAFIAGCDGFHGVSRASIPETVLKTYELVYPFGWLGVLSDVPPVQEELIYAGQENGFALCSMRSLTRSRYYIQCSLEEKVDDWSDDRFWETLSGLLPGDIADRLTTGPSIEKSIAPLRSFVAEPMRHGRLFLAGDAAHIVPPTGAKGLNLAASDIHYLSQALIDHFTRSNDEGLEGYSARALARVWKAERFSWWMTTALHRFPEKGAFGARIQKAEFDYLASSRAARQSLAENYVGLPF, encoded by the coding sequence ATGTCCATTCCCGACAAAACCCAGGTCCTGATCATCGGCGGCGGCCCTGCCGGGCTGTTGCTTTCTCAGCTTCTGCACCTTGCGGGCATCGACACCGTCGTGCTGGAACGCCGCACCCGAGATCATGTTCTTTCGCGCATTCGTGCCGGGGTGCTTGAGCAGGGCACCGTTGATCTCCTGCACCGTGCCGGCGTGTCCGGGCGCATGGAGCGGGAGGGTCTGGTGCATTCCGGCGTCGAGATCGCGTTTCATGGTGAAAGGCTTCGCATCGATCTGGACGATCTGACCGGCGGACGATCCGTTACCGTCTACGGGCAGACCGAGGTCACCGCCGATCTCTATGCCGCCCGCGACGAGATGAATGGCGTTGTCGTGCATGAGGCGGAGGACGTCACCCTGCATGACGTTCTTGGCGCGCGTCCATTCGCGACGTTCCGCAAGGACGGGCAGACGCACCGCATCGACTGTGCATTCATTGCCGGGTGCGACGGTTTTCACGGGGTCTCGCGCGCGTCGATCCCGGAAACCGTTCTGAAGACCTATGAACTGGTCTACCCCTTCGGCTGGCTGGGTGTCTTGTCGGATGTGCCGCCCGTGCAGGAGGAGCTCATCTATGCAGGACAGGAAAACGGTTTCGCCCTGTGTTCGATGCGCTCGCTCACCCGTAGCCGCTACTACATACAGTGCTCGCTTGAAGAAAAGGTCGACGACTGGTCGGACGATCGGTTCTGGGAAACGCTGTCGGGTCTCCTTCCCGGCGACATTGCCGACCGCTTGACGACCGGACCGTCGATCGAAAAGAGCATTGCGCCGCTGCGGTCCTTCGTGGCCGAGCCGATGCGGCACGGGCGGCTTTTTCTCGCTGGCGACGCCGCTCATATCGTGCCGCCGACCGGCGCGAAGGGGCTCAATCTTGCCGCGTCCGATATCCACTATCTTTCGCAGGCGTTGATCGACCACTTCACGCGGTCCAACGATGAGGGGCTGGAAGGCTATTCCGCCCGGGCCCTTGCCCGTGTCTGGAAAGCGGAGCGGTTTTCCTGGTGGATGACAACGGCTCTGCACCGGTTTCCGGAAAAGGGCGCTTTCGGCGCACGTATCCAGAAGGCCGAATTCGACTATCTGGCGTCATCGCGTGCCGCCCGGCAATCGCTTGCGGAAAACTATGTCGGGCTGCCCTTCTGA
- a CDS encoding FMN-dependent NADH-azoreductase, whose protein sequence is MTTLLRLDSSARRSRSLTRSLGDNFQREWERQRPQDRWITRDLASEPPAHISEDWISAAFTPATSRTPEQKTVLVPSDRLIDELEEADIILLNAPMYNSGMPSALKAWLDNVVRIGRTFSFDLARGDFPLEAMLSGKQMVLLTSAGEFGFAPGGVRHALDHLVPHVEAIRHYLGAGRLHVIRAEYQEFGDSRHENSVGEARAASMALAKKLARETGTRAPQKGSPT, encoded by the coding sequence ATGACCACTTTATTACGACTTGATTCGAGTGCACGGCGCAGCCGATCCCTGACCCGATCGCTGGGTGACAACTTCCAGCGGGAATGGGAACGCCAACGACCGCAGGACAGATGGATCACGCGCGACCTGGCGAGCGAACCGCCGGCGCACATCAGCGAGGACTGGATTTCCGCGGCATTCACGCCGGCAACGTCCCGAACCCCGGAACAGAAAACCGTTCTTGTACCGTCTGACCGCTTGATCGACGAGTTGGAGGAGGCTGACATCATCCTGTTGAACGCCCCGATGTACAACAGCGGCATGCCGTCCGCACTCAAGGCTTGGCTGGACAATGTCGTCCGCATCGGCAGAACATTTTCCTTCGACCTCGCCCGCGGTGACTTTCCGCTGGAAGCCATGTTGTCGGGAAAGCAAATGGTCCTGCTGACATCGGCGGGCGAGTTCGGTTTTGCGCCGGGGGGCGTGCGCCATGCGCTCGACCACCTCGTGCCGCACGTCGAGGCCATAAGACACTACCTCGGGGCAGGTCGGCTACACGTCATTCGTGCCGAATACCAGGAATTCGGCGACAGCCGCCACGAGAATTCGGTAGGCGAGGCACGCGCGGCCTCAATGGCGCTGGCAAAAAAACTGGCCCGGGAAACGGGCACGCGCGCTCCTCAGAAGGGCAGCCCGACATAG
- a CDS encoding LysR family transcriptional regulator, which produces MSGRVSLSAIRVFEAAARLGSFKDAADELAMTPTAVSHRIRGLEGELGTALFSRSHRKADLTAAGDELFEASRAAVSVVDAAIERIGSAQRSVTMTTTPAFAALWLAPRLQALQAAVPGVVLRVEASHSVVDLERERGVDLAVRYSPRDTAAGELLACESFRAFVAPSVATTGQTGKNLQLLVSRWRSTGLEDIPLAPFEGIFDSDWKSAPILFDDEHHAALAAVSGRGVVILSDVLGQDLVDAGLLTEIRPDTHVFGHCYRLHVAGRSVARKDVGRVARWLLEETRSCRA; this is translated from the coding sequence ATGTCAGGCCGCGTGTCTTTGTCCGCGATCCGGGTTTTCGAGGCGGCGGCGCGTCTGGGGTCGTTCAAGGACGCGGCCGATGAACTTGCAATGACGCCGACGGCGGTCTCGCACCGGATCAGGGGGCTTGAGGGCGAGCTGGGCACGGCGTTGTTTTCACGGTCGCATCGCAAGGCTGACCTGACCGCCGCCGGCGACGAACTTTTCGAGGCGTCACGCGCAGCGGTATCCGTTGTCGACGCCGCGATCGAGCGTATTGGATCAGCACAGCGATCCGTGACGATGACGACCACGCCAGCCTTCGCGGCGCTCTGGCTTGCGCCGCGCCTGCAAGCACTTCAGGCGGCTGTGCCGGGAGTGGTTTTAAGGGTTGAGGCCTCGCACTCCGTTGTCGACTTGGAGCGCGAGCGTGGCGTTGACCTTGCCGTCCGTTATTCTCCGCGGGATACGGCGGCGGGCGAACTGTTGGCCTGCGAGAGCTTTCGAGCCTTTGTCGCGCCATCGGTTGCGACGACCGGGCAAACGGGGAAGAATCTGCAGTTGCTTGTCAGCCGTTGGCGGTCGACTGGATTGGAGGACATCCCGCTGGCGCCCTTTGAAGGGATTTTTGACAGCGACTGGAAATCGGCTCCGATCCTTTTCGATGACGAGCACCACGCTGCTCTGGCTGCTGTGTCCGGGCGGGGTGTTGTGATCCTGAGCGATGTCCTGGGACAAGACCTGGTGGACGCCGGTTTGCTGACAGAGATACGGCCCGACACACATGTTTTCGGTCATTGCTACCGACTACATGTTGCCGGGCGCTCCGTTGCGCGAAAGGACGTCGGGCGGGTAGCCCGGTGGCTGCTTGAAGAAACGCGGTCCTGCAGAGCGTGA
- a CDS encoding amidohydrolase family protein: MSLDLLVKNASLPDGRIGVDIACSMGQITAVERGIKAEAARVIDAGGRLVAPPFVDSHFHMDATLSLGTPRMNESGTLLEGIALWGELKPLLTVDSVIERALRYCDLAVSQGLLAIRSHVDVCDDALTGVEALLEVKKQVAPYLDLQLVAFPQDGFFRSQTAERNLLRALDMGVDVVGGIPHFERTMADGGRSVRALCEIAAERGLMVDLHCDESDDPLSRHIETLTCETQRLGLQGRVTGSHLTSMHSMDNYYVSKLLPLIAEAGVHAIANPLINITLQGRHDTYPKRRGQTRVPEMRASGITVAFGQDCVMDPWYSMGSGDMLEVASMGMHVAQMTSRDAMRYAFDCVTAHPAKVLGLEGYGLDVGCNADFVLLQAVNPIEAIRLRARRLAVVRRGRVIAESDPALTRLDLAGRPSIVDAASYGPGG, translated from the coding sequence ATGTCCCTTGATCTGCTTGTGAAGAACGCCAGCCTGCCCGACGGCCGCATCGGCGTCGATATCGCCTGTTCGATGGGTCAGATCACGGCGGTGGAGCGCGGGATCAAAGCGGAGGCCGCGCGGGTGATCGATGCCGGCGGCCGTCTTGTGGCGCCCCCTTTTGTCGACAGCCACTTTCATATGGATGCGACGCTTTCGCTGGGGACACCCAGGATGAACGAGAGCGGCACGTTGCTGGAGGGCATCGCGCTATGGGGCGAGTTGAAACCCCTGCTTACGGTGGATTCGGTCATTGAGCGGGCGCTGCGCTATTGCGACCTCGCTGTCAGTCAGGGCCTGCTTGCGATCCGCAGCCATGTCGACGTCTGCGACGACGCGCTGACGGGTGTCGAGGCGCTGCTTGAGGTGAAAAAGCAGGTCGCGCCCTATCTCGACCTTCAACTTGTGGCCTTCCCGCAGGACGGGTTCTTCCGTTCGCAGACTGCGGAACGCAACCTGTTGCGTGCCCTCGACATGGGTGTCGATGTCGTTGGCGGCATTCCCCATTTCGAACGCACGATGGCTGACGGCGGGCGGTCCGTGCGAGCGCTGTGCGAGATTGCTGCGGAGCGCGGGCTGATGGTCGATCTGCATTGCGATGAAAGCGACGATCCGCTGTCGCGGCACATTGAAACGCTCACCTGCGAGACGCAGCGGCTCGGTCTTCAGGGCCGGGTCACCGGGTCGCATCTCACCTCCATGCATTCGATGGACAACTACTATGTGTCCAAGCTCTTGCCCCTGATCGCCGAGGCCGGGGTTCATGCCATCGCCAACCCCTTGATCAACATCACCCTTCAGGGACGCCACGATACCTATCCCAAGCGGCGCGGCCAGACCCGCGTGCCGGAGATGCGCGCCTCGGGGATCACTGTTGCCTTCGGCCAAGATTGCGTGATGGATCCCTGGTATTCCATGGGATCCGGCGACATGCTGGAAGTGGCCTCCATGGGGATGCATGTGGCGCAGATGACGAGCCGCGACGCCATGCGCTATGCCTTCGATTGCGTGACTGCACATCCGGCAAAGGTTCTCGGACTTGAGGGTTATGGTCTGGACGTCGGCTGCAACGCCGACTTCGTGCTGCTGCAAGCCGTCAATCCAATTGAGGCGATCCGGCTGCGGGCCCGCCGGCTTGCGGTCGTGCGGCGCGGTCGCGTCATTGCCGAAAGCGATCCGGCATTGACGCGGCTCGATCTTGCGGGCAGACCCTCAATCGTCGATGCGGCTTCCTATGGCCCGGGCGGCTGA